CGGCAACTGGCTCCCTCCCCAACTCCCCTCTCAGGGGCCCAGGGCACTAGAGGGGCCTGGAAGAagcagcacgggggggggggctatgggGAGTGGGCTCCCCCCCGCACTCCTGAGAAGCACACTGTTGAGGGCAGAgggggctctgcatgccagctgatgTTGCCAGAGACCCCCCAGGCCCTCGGGATGGTGTACAGGCTCTGGATCCCAGGGAGTGGGAGAGGCAGAAGCCAGCCTCCCCCACTAGTTGCCCAcagtgggggagaaaagaaaacgggggggggagggagcttgctgccaggccgggggggggcaagaatggctcagcccctccctccccttgcctgttCACAGCTGGTTGGCCTTCCAGGAGAGGTAGGCATTCCAAACAATCGCGACACCCTGGACCACAGCCAGCCTGGAGGAGAGAcaagtgggagggggggagagagcaaaGGTCAGCCAGCTGagatggagggggtgggggggtgctGCACCTCCACTGCTGGACCGGCAGAAGGAGGGCAGCTGCTTTTACCTGTGGTTCAAGGGGACAAAGTAGAAGTTGGCTACTTGCACCGCTGGCCAGAtctggaagaaaaggaagagagagagagagagagagagagagagagaggtgtcaaGGGGAGCCTCCAAGGGGGTCCACAGAGCACCACCTTGAAGCAGCTCCCTCTTGGGCGCTCTCGGTGGGGTGAGGTGGTGGTGGGCTCATGCAAGGAAGCGAAGCCCAACACTGGCCTCTGGGACCCAAAAGAGGGAGGCTGACAGGCCAGAGCCCCCTCTCCATCCTCTCCCACCCCCTtgatggccgggggggggagagcaccCAAAGCTCCCTCTCTgccctcctgccaggagtggggggggaggggcactCACGTAGTAGTTGGTGATCAGAGCATCCTTGTAGTCCTGAAAGAGAGCAGAAGAGGTGGTGGGGCTTGAGGGCCCAAGCAGGAGGAGGATGacgacacacacacaaacatacacacacagcctgGGACCAGCTGGTTGGGGCCACGACCCCTCGGGAGGTAGGAAGAGcgccacagagagagagggaagctgcCGTGCTCGGGGCGGCCCCGGGGCCTTCTCTCCACATGCTGTTGCCCACCAGACCCAGCCCCCACGGGCAGTGGGAAGGGACGGTCAGAGCTCATTGTCCTGcaaaatctggagggctgcaagctgttatcctcctcctcatcatcatcatcttagaactgcagagctggaagggacctctgtcaaggaggcccaggtgGGGGAGTCAaacccccaaccccaaccccaagctctgcagccagagacccagcTTCCCTGAGCACAGAGATGTGAGGTCTAGATCACCTCACTATGGAAGCAttctcattatcatcatcatcatcatcatcatcatccaactgCAAAGTTGGGAGGGGCCCTATGTATCTTGGAGTctagccccagtcaaggaggtacaggggaggaagggggaatcgaacccccaacttaGCCACAGGGACACCCCACTCGAGAGGCCCCTGGAAGGGGAAGGCCAGAATATCCCTCTTCTCCCAGCTGAACAGGGCTGGGCTTTTCCCCCCCTGTTCCAGACAGGAATTCTGCCTTCTTTCCTTTGGGGGCAAAGTGGGGGTGTGTGTAGCGGCAGCAGAGGCCCAGAGAGCAGCATCCAGAAACCCAATCTGGCCAGAATGCTGGCCCCAAAGCGGCACCAGCAAAGACGCAGCACCCCAAATggaggtcttggggggggggcaaggccaCCCTAACTGCTGACCCCCAGGTAGGAGACGTCTTGGTTTAAATGGATCCCAGGGAGAGGCAGCTACATGAACATGGCAGGGCTCCGGCCCCAATTTGAGGGAGGGGGTTCCGCTACATTCCTTCCCTCGGATGACGAGGCCCTCGGAAGCGCCTCTTCCGTGACTCATCTCTGCAAACACGGCAGCCAGCGACGGTTTGGGTCCATGCGGGCAGCcagcaagcgagcgagcgagcgagcgagcgagcaagcaagcaagcaagcgtcTTGACTGGGCAAACAGAGAACAGCTCTGGCAAAGGCACCCGGGGGCTTGCTTGAtgcaagggaggggagggggcctcAAGCCAGTTGGGGCCCCTCGGCCtggccagccagccggccagccTCGGGTGAGTCACCTGCACCGAGCAGCGGCAGGCAGGTGCCTCGCGCCGTGGGAGGCAGCAGGCAACGTGCCAAAGCCAGGGGAGGGCGGCCACCGAGGCTTTCCGGAGCAGGAGGAGAGCCCAGACCAAAGGGCTGCCTGGTCCAGGACTCTTTTAGTTTGGAGGCCCGGCAGGGAGCCAGGGAGCCCACGGACCGGGCAAGAGGCTGACACAGTCCCTCCTGCCCCCGCCAAGGGTGTACGTCAGTCTTCCCACATGCTCTGCAGGAAGAGATCCGTAGATCCTTCCTCTGGGAACTGGTCCCGGCCCTAGACTGGCTAGCATCTCTGCACCTTGTGGCAGAGAGTTCCTGGTTTCGCTGTCTACCTGGCAAAGGGCTGCCTTTTCTCTGGCCAGAACCTCTCAAGGTTCCTTTCGGTGGACGTACCCACTGGCGGGTGTCCTTCTGCCTGAGCACGGAGTGGAGGGGAAATCTTACGAGGAGCTCcccgcacacccacccacccacccacctacccttgCCTGCAGGCCCCTTGTGGTGTGGTGCGCCTGCTCTGGGTTGGAGATCAGCCGAGGGGGCTGCTTGCGTGGCTTCTCTCCCGTCGTACATGCAAGCAACAGGATCCTGTTTCCTGTTTCCTGCAGGTGGAATCTTCCACAcctccccccctgcccctcccaCTGCCCTTCTTCCCGGCCCTGGGAACAGCTCAGCAGACATTGTGCCAACCAGGAGGGGCCTCTGTCCCGCCAAGAAGGGCTTCGAGGAGGCTCGCAAGGAGGACGGAGGAGTCTGAAAGGTGAGCCAGACGAACCGAGGccaagggaaggaggagggccAGAGTCTTCGCAGAGGGACCTGGCCCAGGGGATCAGCCTGAcccaaaggcagcagaaaagcagGGCAGCCCCCAAATGGCTGTGACTGCCGGCCGAGAGGTGCAAGGGTCTCCTTGACTCCGCTTCCTCTGGAAATGCCaggtgtgtgtccccccccccccgccgccgccccttcCCCAGCCCTGACAAATCCAGACATCCAGCCTCAGTGGGACTGTGGAGGAGCGAGGCCACGGCAAGCGGCCCCAGCCAGCCCCTGCCTCTGAGGTGCGCTTGCCCTGACTGGGGTGGCCCAGCAAGAGAAGGCAGGCTGCCCGAGGGCAATGCTGAGACCTAGACCCACGGCATCGACCCCCCCCAGCACCCACCCCGACAGGTGGTGAGATGCGGCCCTTCTGCCTGGAAATGGGGTGGGGAGCTCGGGGGGAGGAAGAATCtcaagcccccccaccccccccaggcAGCCGAGCAGCTCAGATACCAGAGGTGgccgaggagagagagagagagtgtgtgtggagaagggCCACTTCCGCCCCCACGAGCGGGGAGCCAAGGCAGGAAGGGCTGGGGCTCACGTatggagccgggggggggagaggaactcCTGAGTATGCGCACCGCGGCCCCCCCTCCTTTCACAACACCCTCAGGCTCGCCACCGCCCTGCCCCACTGTTTGTGCCCACACTGGTGGCCAGGAGGCACCTCCGTAGGCTTTCCCATTCATGGCCTCGGGAGCTGGGCCCTCTCCAGCTGGGGGAATGGCAGTCGCTTCCTCGGGCTTTGGCtggcagccccctccctccttcccacacTGGCCTTTCCACCCAGGCCATGGGGTGCCCCACTCACCCGCTTGATCTTGCCCCAGTTCTCTTCCATGGACAACCCATTGAGCACCCCTGCCACAGCCAGAAAACAGCCCAGGAAGCAGGGAGCAAACCCACCCTGTCAGGgtgcgagggagagagagagagagatgtgagaaAGGGCAACCGCCTCCCTGGAAGCCAAGCAGGAaggaaagccggggggggggggctttgaacaAGGTGCCCAGGAACACCGAAGGGACCCTTGCAGGTCTCCTGCCATGGGCACAGCCACCCTCacgagaggcggggggggggtcaaggGCTTGGCCAGACCCACCACAGCCTGTGGGAGCCTCCaggcatccccacccccacccctgggaTCTCTCTGACCTGGTCAAGCAGCATCTTCTGGAGCGCAGCCGCCCGAGTCCTGCCAGGCACCAGGTGGTCCAGCACCTGGTACCATCCTCCAATGACTGGGCCCTGCAGGGGACGAAGGAAGGGTAGGAAACAGATGGGATTACACTTGGAcaaggggagccccccccccagttttcttgCCTTCCTGTGCCCAGGCATACTGGGGAGGCCAGAACCTTCCAAAGGACAGAGGCCACGCCGGCCCCAAGGAGAGGGCCAGGACTGGTCCAGGCTGCTCaggttgccccccctccccccccgctcaCCACAAAGCAAAAGCCGatggccatcatcttcagagtccGGCGCCCACTATGTCCAGCGAGCCCCCGCCTCTCCACCACCTGCTGTGAGATGACGTCTCCAGCACCCACCAAAGTCCCTGCCGAAAAACAACCCTTGAACTGATGTGAATCCAGGAGCGCACGTGCCTGAGAAAGGAAACAGCTGGCCAACAGCTGGATCTGGGGGCGCTTCTGTCCCAGGCGTGCCGTGCGGGGCTTCCCTCCCGTGCTGCAgtttgctcgctcgctcgcttgcgGCCTCTGCCATCCTGAACTGGCAAATCCTGGCCTTCGCTCGCCTGAGACAGCCAGGCTGAGACCCAAAGGACACTCGGCCCCCCAGCTCCATTTTCACAGCAACACCTGGAATCCAGAGTTTGGGCACTGGAGGCCGCAGCAAACTCTGGCTTAGGGAGGTGGGATGTCAGATGATCCTCCCTCCACCGTTAAGCCCTGGCACGAGGTGATTCCTGAGGCGCTTCAGTGCCTCTGGCTGTCCAGGGAAGGCTCCCCCTCGGACCAAACAGCCTCCTATATGAACAGGCAGCTTTCTTTTTGACGAGCCCACCTCCAGGCTCCAGTCGCAGACATGCCTCTGGATGCTGGCCAGCTAGAGGCCTTTCACCTGTCAGCTGATAATGGGCTATCACACGAGTTAACAGGATGGGCTTGATGAAGATCAATGCCCAAAGAGGCCATTCTCCTGGGGATACATTGGGAGTTATCCAGCCTAAGCAAAGTGAAACTCTGGAATGGCCTGCCACAAGATGTAGGGGTGGCCTCCaacttgtgggaaacttctgcttgaaGGTTGTAGCCActttctgttccagtgacatacATACACTCCTGGCTGCCAGCAGGTGGCgtaaccccttcttctgccctttcccttagaggtagagcataagatcaaagggttattttagccaatcctaatAACAATTAGGTagctagtatcctatctgtctcactcacaacatactatgtaaatcatgctaagtcaataaaagagctctcagggcgttgccagtaggctcTGCTGGGTTGGACACCCGCTGTTGACTCCTCTGTTCTccctctaaggcaattagccttccgttgttccgtgatcacccacattgAATGACTTTAAAGGAAAACTCATCAAATTAACCTGTGGTGAACGGCTAATAGTCAGCACTTGATTGCTTTGATGTATAACTCTGAACAACAAACTACTagtattaggacagaatatggagacatAAAGGTTTCCTGCAGGCCAAGGTgttcagacaagggtgcattttatcccctaaTCTGTTCAATtggtacacagaacatatcatacagaaagccagactacattcagatgaaggaggagtgaaaactggtggaagaaacttcagtaatttaagatatgcatatGACACCATCTAACCGGAAGAAAATAAGTtgtgacttgaaacaacttttagagaaactgagagaagaaagtgccaaagcaggactgcagttgaacatgaagaagaccaaaatcatgactacagaagaactacacgaCTTTAATGCCAAcagtaaagaaactgaaatagttacagATTTTCTGTACTTTAGTTCAAACATGAATCCAGATGGAAACTGCAACGAAGAAATCTGAAGAAGGCTGATAccaggaagggcagcagtgaaagaGTTGGAAAAGATCATGAAATGTAAGGAGATGTaaggagaccaagaccaagatcatccacacgctttatggatgatcttggtctttctACTTACCATGTACGGGTGTGTTACAGTTAAGAAagccaacagggaaaaaaatgctttATTTGAAGTGTGGTCCTGGacaagagctttgtggataccccgaactgccagaaaaatgaacaagtgggtcctagatgaaatcaagcctaaactctctCTGCAAGTAAAAATGCCGAAACGGAGACTGTCATAGTTTGGCAACACttgatggaaaagacaataatgctgggaaaagctgaaggaagtaggaaaagaggaagaccaaatatgagatggaccagCTCAATACAGGAActacagtcttgagtttgcaagacatgagcaGAGTAGCTAAGAATGAGACCTtctggaagtcactcattcatagggtcaccataaaacAAAAGAGATCTGACGGCCCAGAAAACAAGGAATCCGAGCGAGTGCTGCTTCAGGTACCGGTTGCTGTGGGGTGCCCTGAGGCCAGCTGCCGGGAGAAGACGATGCTGGACTAGAGAGGCCCCCTTTGTTTGGAGGCCGCTTTGGGGCTCCCCCTGCCTTGAAGggaagaggcagcaggaaaggcaaaAGGCAGCACCGTTTTGATCTCTGCTTAAGGCTCACACCCCAAAAGCCCTTTCCTCccagttccccccaccccactcggaGCCAGTTCCTGCCCATCCTAAGGGCACAGGGTGATgagtgtacgtgtgtgtgtgtgtgtgtgtgtgtgcccctgCCTCACCAGTCCCGTCTGCAGCCAACAACAGGGTAGCCTCTGGCTCGTGGGAGATCTCCTGAGTTCAGGTGCAAATCTGACGCTCTGCAGAAGATGGTGGGAGTCCCCGTTAGGACTGGTAAGAAACCCCACCAGAGAGAATCAGGACaagtctctccccaccccacccccccggcaAGAAGAAGGTTCTGCACAAAACCCTCAAAAGGGAGGGTGCCAGAAACTAAAGAAGAGGCCAAAGACAAGCCCGCCAGTCTCCTgctccccagccagcacatctcCCTCCAGGGTATCCGGTGTGTGTGCCCAtgcaatgcccccccccaattctgcctGGGTGGGAGACTCAGTCCCAAAGAGGCTTGAGGGATCCCCCTCCCTTGGACAGAGCGCTGGGCACACCGCGGTCTGCCGTCATCATGTGGACCGGGtgccttccccctctccttcctcaGGAACTCAAGTGATGCTGGCAGCCAAGTCCCCCACCCCAGTTCCTCTCATTCATTCATCTCCAcagccagcggggggggggggggaggctgcagaCGTGTATGAGGGTGCACCTGAATGACGCAGCTGGCAGCAATGCCAGTGCAAGGGGATGAAGGGGGTCGCTCTGCGCCAGCCACGCCAGAGGCTGACGCTTCCCTGGGCAATGACTTCACCTACCGGGAACTCTGGGGGGTTGCCAGCTCTGAAGCGAGTGGGGGGGGCAAACGCTATCACACCTGATGGACGACCGAGgacaggaggagaaaagaaggtgGGGGGGCGCATCGGAATGAGCGCAGAGGCTGGGCCAGAAAACCCTCCCTTGGCAACACTAGAAGCAACAAGCAACAAGCAGCAgcaccacctccacctccaccccggcagagaggcagcagcagccTGGCCTGCCCCACACCCTGCAAGCTTTGCGGCAGCCTCTCCCCACACCAGTTTCGGCAAAGGGCAACGTCCCCACCCCACTGCTGCCCCGATGCACCCAAGGGATGAATTTGGGTGAGGACAAACCAGCTTATTATTCTCACCGCGTGCTCAGTATCTGCATCAGGTGTCCAGACATGGAAGAAGCATGTAAAGAATGATGCTCCCATCGTACGCGCCAGGTGTCAATGTCTGCCAGTTTGCTGAGCTCTCAGAAGACACAGcggggcctgcctgcctgctctgtCCATAGATAAATTCACGCACTGGAGGGACTGTGGGTGACCCCAGTTCTTGTCTGTTCCTCAGGCAACTTGGAATTAGACTGAGATAAGGACTTAACCCAAGTGAGATCCTCTAAGGAGGCCCTCCAACCAACCTCCCTCTGCAGGTCAGCCCCTTCAAAGggaagacaaacagacagacagacaggtggcCTGGGCAGAACCATGGCTTCCTTAGCACTCGCCAAGAGAGGCTGCAGACGAGAGGTGCCTCTCCTTCTCTGGCAACACCAGCCCATGTTGCCCCCACTGAGCAAGAGGctgtacttctctctctctctctctctctcccattcaaaAGAGGGATTTTCTGAAAATCTGCCATagttgatgatgccatcagccttaTATGGCACAAGTTGAAGCAACcggatttcagctactgaatcagtgggaagtTGGTAAGTCAGCAGTTATGTGAGTTTCgttaattcagtgggtctgctctagttgggacaaACAGTTTGGTTTAAGGCTTTGAATTCCCATTTGTCCTTTTCATCTTGAGTTGTGACTATCCTATAAACCATCCTGGGAATTCTACTGAATCTTGACCCCTCCCTAATGACGTGCAGTAAGcttttgttgtaagctgcccagagacctttgggtaatgtgggcggcatacaagttaaataaataaataaatagacagaaaGAGCTGTGGATGCCATAGCAGTGCAGAAAGGTTCTGAGGATGCCCCAGGTGAAGAGGGCATACCCAGCACAGGGCCCCCCTTCCCCTCCGTGGCCCGccagaggctgctgggagggTTGGTGGCCCTCCCATTGGCCAGCCCTTGAGGCCACCCCTGCTTGCCCATGGAGGGGACCCATGGACCTGGAGACCGCTCCAAGGGGCAGTGACTATCTTTAGGGCCATTTAATTCTTTCCAGAGGCTGAAGCAGAGCACTGGCTTCACTTCCTGTGCCCTCCAGTACGCCCGACATATCCTCAGCAAGAACTGAATGTTTAGGTGAGGTGAGGCAGGCAACACCCACCTACACGTATCAGACCCGAAGAGCCCACGATCAGGTTCCTTGAAGCCTACCTACGGAGAGCTGCCTTCAAGGCCTGGCTTGCGAACCCCAGCCAGGAAAACCCTCGGAGTGTCTGGCACGACAGGCATATGGGCCTTTCAGTGGTGGCCCCACTTTGGGAGAACCTGCTGCAACTGAAAACTGATAGTCGTCACTCTTACAGATAGTAAAAGCCTGTTTATTTCCCATTGCCTATTGGTATCTTAAGAATCTCCCCTGAATGGCTGCTACTGACGGTCGTGGTGCCATCCCCGGAAAGTTCAGTTGAGTTTTACGGTGGAAACGCAAGCTTTAGTTCCGGCTATTGGGGTTTTCTCTCGTATTGTCACAAACTGCTCTGTTCACAGATGGCCACAAGTGGCTCTTAGACGGTGGGAGAACAAGTTCTGGGAAGACTCTCAGGACAAGAACCAACGAAGTTTCCCCGGGACAGGGGCTGGCGCACCGAAGCGCCCTGGGGATCCTCGTCCTCGCTCCGTCCCCGGCTTAGCTTCATGGCAAAGGATCGTCCACTCGACGGGGCGAGGCGGGACCGGGCGGGGGTGCCTGTGTGGAGGAGGGGCCGCCGTTTCCGGAGGAGGAAAGGCTGGGGTTCCTGCAGCGCTTGGCCCCCGGGCCGTGAGAGACGCCAAAGGGTGGCCGGCGAGCATCGCAACACGCTCACCTGGGACGGGGGCAAAGGACCGGACCGGaccgggtgtgtgtgtctgtgtgtgtgtgtctttgtgtaagagagagagagagagagagagagaggctttccTCCCTCTCAGCCACACAAGGGGCGCTGCTCCGGGTCCAACTGCCTGCCCCACGCCGTCTTCCCTGCAAGGGCTACCAGGGAGCCATCCCGGTCTCCTCGAAGCCCCCCCAGGTAGGCCTCCGCTACACCCTGAGCAGGGCGGCggggaggacgaggaggaagggggctgtggggggggggaagaggggcggCCTGCCGTCCAGCCTGCCTTGCCCGCCTGAGCGcttcgccgcctcctcctcctcctcctcctcctcttaccgGCAGTCAGGATCTGCACCTTCCACGGGTGCCGGGCCATCGCTCGCTGGTAGGCTCTCCACAGGGACGCCATCCCCGCCGCTGCGGCGGCCCCAAGGGCAGGATCACGCCCGGGGCCAGGCGCTCCCGCTCACGATTCCAGACGGTCCCCCTCCCCCGCACAGGCGGAAACTGGGCCGGTGAAGGATTTTCTTGCCCGCGGGAACTCCTACCCACGAGACGGGGCCCGAGGGAGGGCAGCTCACCGCCCACCACGTGGTCCCGCATGGGCTCGACGCCAAAAGATGACGTCACGGCCCGCCCGTGAATGACTGGCTCAGGAAGGGGGCTGGCCGCACGGCGTCACAGCTGTAGAACTACAAAGGATAGAGGGATACGTGGGGTGCTCCTTCCGGGTCTCCCCGGCGCTCCATCTCTGCAGCTCACCTTTCGGCTCAGGAGGGGccaaggtggggagggggtcgCCGGGGACGCAGCCGTCGGGGGGAGGGGCTGGCGTGGCGGGCAAGAAAagggccgtgtgtgtgtgtgtgtgtgtgtgtgcgtgcttccggggggggggggaaggcgcaCCGCGAAGGGCTGCCCCGGGACTCTGCCACTG
The Pogona vitticeps strain Pit_001003342236 chromosome 1, PviZW2.1, whole genome shotgun sequence genome window above contains:
- the MPV17 gene encoding mitochondrial inner membrane protein Mpv17 isoform X1, encoding MASLWRAYQRAMARHPWKVQILTAGTLVGAGDVISQQVVERRGLAGHSGRRTLKMMAIGFCFVGPVIGGWYQVLDHLVPGRTRAAALQKMLLDQGGFAPCFLGCFLAVAGVLNGLSMEENWGKIKRDYKDALITNYYIWPAVQVANFYFVPLNHRLAVVQGVAIVWNAYLSWKANQL
- the MPV17 gene encoding mitochondrial inner membrane protein Mpv17 isoform X2, coding for MASLWRAYQRAMARHPWKVQILTAGTLVGAGDVISQQVVERRGLAGHSGRRTLKMMAIGFCFVGPVIGGWYQVLDHLVPGRTRAAALQKMLLDQDYKDALITNYYIWPAVQVANFYFVPLNHRLAVVQGVAIVWNAYLSWKANQL